Proteins co-encoded in one Paenibacillus sp. genomic window:
- the pyrB gene encoding aspartate carbamoyltransferase, with product MSGSLYHVLTARQFDRAELDALFAASGDMERIVREGGSTRFSNKILTTLFFEASTRTRLSFEAAMHRLGGRVIGTENAAQFSSAIKGETLEDTIRIVSGYSDLVVMRHTEIGAAQLAATVATVPVINAGDGAGEHPTQALLDLYSIQKELGRIDDIRIAMIGDLANGRTVHSLSYMLANYKNVHIEYVAPDNVRIPVEVKRYLVEHGVSFEESTDLRKAAAEADVVYQTRIQKERFLSLEEYEKASGKYVIDASLLDVMRPDAIILHPLPRAGEIETRVDRDPRAAYFRQAQNGLYLRMALIEKCLTS from the coding sequence ATGAGCGGCTCATTGTATCACGTGCTGACCGCAAGACAATTCGATCGTGCGGAGTTGGATGCGCTGTTCGCCGCGTCCGGCGACATGGAGCGGATCGTACGCGAAGGCGGCTCCACGCGCTTCTCGAATAAAATTTTGACCACGCTGTTTTTCGAGGCGAGCACGCGGACGCGGTTGTCGTTCGAAGCGGCGATGCATCGGCTTGGCGGCCGGGTCATCGGCACGGAGAACGCCGCGCAGTTTTCGTCGGCGATCAAAGGAGAGACGCTGGAAGATACCATTCGCATCGTATCGGGTTACAGCGACCTCGTCGTCATGCGTCATACGGAAATCGGGGCGGCGCAGCTGGCCGCGACGGTCGCAACCGTACCGGTCATTAACGCAGGCGACGGCGCCGGGGAGCATCCGACGCAGGCGCTGCTCGACCTGTACTCGATCCAGAAGGAGCTCGGGCGGATCGACGACATCCGGATCGCGATGATCGGCGACCTCGCGAACGGACGAACCGTTCATTCGTTAAGCTACATGCTTGCCAATTATAAGAATGTGCATATCGAATACGTCGCGCCGGATAACGTGCGCATCCCGGTCGAAGTGAAGCGGTACCTCGTCGAGCACGGCGTGTCGTTCGAAGAATCGACCGACCTGCGCAAGGCGGCCGCGGAGGCGGACGTCGTGTACCAGACGCGCATTCAGAAGGAGCGATTCCTGTCGCTCGAAGAGTACGAGAAGGCGTCGGGCAAGTATGTAATCGACGCGTCACTGCTGGACGTCATGCGTCCCGACGCCATCATCCTTCACCCGCTGCCGCGGGCGGGCGAAATCGAAACGCGCGTCGACCGGGATCCCCGCGCCGCGTACTTCCGTCAAGCGCAGAACGGGCTGTATTTGCGGATGGCGCTCATCGAAAAATGCCTGACCTCTTAA
- a CDS encoding nucleoside hydrolase has translation MTEQKLVYMNHDGGADDLVSLLAVLLMKDVELIGVGVIPGDCYLEPAVLASRKIIDVFGRASVEVSASDSRPKHPFPKEWRMHAYFVDALPMLNERDDILAPFTSEPAHRHLVRKLREADRKVTLLFTGPLTDLSRALAEAPDIEEKIESLVWMGGSFKGTGNIIEPEHDGSAEWNAFWDPDAVADVWRSGIDIVAYPLLATDQVPWTLERRNAWAKLRRHPALDFAVQCYAMCPPLVHIHANDTYFLWDLLTTSHLGNAGIAKFRQVACRVHTEGASQGRIEEDPSGRTISIAAEVDVDAFYNYITELFRSFER, from the coding sequence ATGACAGAACAGAAACTTGTGTATATGAACCATGACGGCGGCGCGGACGATCTCGTCTCGCTGCTCGCCGTGCTGTTAATGAAGGACGTGGAGTTGATCGGCGTCGGCGTGATCCCGGGCGATTGCTATTTGGAGCCGGCCGTGCTAGCGTCGCGAAAAATTATAGACGTATTCGGACGGGCGAGCGTGGAGGTTTCGGCTTCGGATTCTCGGCCGAAGCATCCGTTCCCGAAGGAGTGGCGTATGCACGCCTACTTCGTCGACGCGCTGCCGATGTTGAACGAGAGGGATGACATCCTCGCGCCCTTCACCTCCGAACCGGCGCATCGACACTTGGTACGCAAGCTGCGCGAAGCCGATCGGAAGGTGACGCTGCTGTTCACGGGTCCACTCACGGATCTCTCCCGCGCCCTTGCGGAGGCGCCCGACATCGAGGAAAAAATCGAATCGCTCGTTTGGATGGGCGGGTCGTTCAAGGGGACAGGCAATATTATCGAGCCGGAACACGACGGGTCGGCGGAATGGAACGCCTTCTGGGACCCGGATGCGGTGGCGGACGTATGGCGTTCGGGCATCGACATCGTAGCGTATCCGCTGCTTGCGACGGATCAAGTGCCGTGGACGCTGGAGCGCCGCAACGCATGGGCGAAGCTGCGCCGCCATCCGGCGCTCGACTTCGCGGTACAGTGCTACGCGATGTGCCCGCCGCTCGTGCACATCCATGCGAACGATACGTATTTCCTGTGGGATTTGCTGACGACCTCCCATCTCGGGAACGCGGGCATCGCGAAGTTCCGCCAAGTCGCCTGCCGCGTACATACGGAAGGCGCCAGCCAAGGCCGCATCGAGGAGGACCCGTCCGGCCGAACGATTTCGATCGCGGCCGAGGTCGACGTCGATGCTTTCTACAACTACATCACCGAGCTGTTCCGATCGTTCGAACGGTAA
- the sigK gene encoding RNA polymerase sporulation sigma factor SigK, whose protein sequence is MPGLFAFIALFIKQLALLVSYVRNNVFPHPLSEEEEAEQLRLMKQGDETARNKLIEHNLRLVAHVVKKFDNAGETEDLISIGTIGLIKAVESYSEGKGTKLATYAARCIENEILMHLRSLKKQKNDVSLHDPIGTDKEGNEITLIDILGTEPDTVAEQVQLSIERRKIYKHLDILDEREQEVIKARFGLETGGEERTQREIAKELGISRSYVSRIEKRALMKLYHEFYKQKK, encoded by the coding sequence ATGCCGGGATTGTTTGCGTTTATCGCTTTATTCATCAAGCAACTCGCCCTGTTGGTCAGTTACGTCCGCAACAACGTGTTTCCGCATCCGCTGTCGGAGGAGGAAGAAGCCGAACAGCTGCGGTTAATGAAGCAAGGGGACGAAACGGCCCGCAATAAACTAATTGAGCATAACCTGCGCTTGGTCGCGCATGTGGTGAAAAAGTTCGATAACGCCGGCGAGACGGAAGATTTAATTTCGATTGGAACGATCGGCTTGATCAAGGCCGTGGAAAGTTATTCCGAAGGGAAGGGTACGAAACTCGCCACCTATGCGGCACGATGCATCGAGAACGAGATCCTGATGCATCTTCGTTCCCTGAAGAAGCAGAAAAACGACGTCTCGCTGCATGACCCGATCGGAACGGATAAAGAAGGCAACGAAATTACGTTGATTGATATTCTCGGGACGGAGCCCGATACGGTCGCGGAGCAGGTTCAGCTTTCCATCGAGCGGAGAAAGATTTACAAGCACCTGGATATTCTAGACGAGCGGGAGCAAGAGGTGATCAAGGCGCGGTTCGGTCTGGAAACGGGCGGCGAGGAGCGAACGCAGCGGGAGATCGCGAAGGAGCTGGGGATCTCGAGATCTTATGTGTCGAGGATTGAAAAGAGGGCGTTGATGAAACTGTATCATGAGTTTTATAAACAAAAAAAGTGA
- a CDS encoding right-handed parallel beta-helix repeat-containing protein gives MVKSMTSMYFTSQIFKVCVAAVVGLAALLAITTSVLAADYYYISPTGNDSNPGTKEAPFKSIMKAQSVASPGDTVYIRGGVYDDFQIAKTDSNYIYVHDITKSGITYEAYPGDERPVFDFQHVPTNLRVAAFRVADKVTGITFKGFDVIGVKVGNQKQSEVFRVIGQANFENVSAHDNEANGFYFTTRGTGVVLNCDAYNNIGPTDTSAGNTDGFGAHAGPVWFINSRAWNNSDDGFDSISSSAPVVFDHSWAFNHRGNQDGRGDKNGFKIGGYGHRTSGIPDPVPVHTVRFCLAANNASNGFYANHQPGQAANWINNTAYNNGRANFNMLERVSPTVDIDIPGYREVLHYNIAYKGVPIMNDNNPPENVTNNSWTLPMKNFGREIKDKDFESLDISQLSTPRKADGSLPDVTFMRPVKTSYLYKMDLGYLADQ, from the coding sequence ATGGTAAAGTCAATGACATCTATGTATTTTACTAGTCAAATTTTTAAAGTTTGCGTTGCTGCGGTCGTTGGTTTGGCGGCGCTGCTTGCGATCACGACGTCAGTGTTAGCCGCGGATTATTACTATATTTCTCCAACCGGCAACGATAGCAATCCAGGAACGAAAGAAGCGCCGTTTAAAAGCATAATGAAGGCGCAGTCCGTCGCTTCCCCCGGGGATACCGTATATATTCGCGGAGGAGTTTACGACGATTTCCAAATTGCGAAAACCGACAGTAACTATATTTATGTGCATGATATTACGAAGAGCGGGATTACCTACGAGGCTTACCCTGGAGACGAAAGGCCCGTTTTCGACTTCCAGCATGTGCCGACCAATTTGCGAGTGGCCGCTTTTCGCGTGGCGGATAAAGTAACCGGTATCACATTTAAAGGGTTTGATGTCATCGGGGTGAAAGTCGGGAATCAGAAGCAATCGGAAGTTTTTCGAGTGATCGGTCAGGCGAATTTCGAAAATGTGTCTGCGCATGACAATGAAGCGAACGGTTTCTACTTTACGACAAGAGGTACGGGAGTCGTCCTGAATTGCGATGCTTATAACAACATTGGTCCAACGGATACGTCGGCCGGAAATACTGACGGTTTCGGCGCACATGCAGGTCCGGTTTGGTTCATTAATTCCCGTGCATGGAATAACAGCGACGATGGATTTGACAGCATCAGTTCCAGCGCGCCGGTCGTTTTCGATCATTCCTGGGCTTTCAATCATAGGGGGAATCAGGACGGTCGAGGCGATAAAAACGGATTTAAAATCGGCGGATACGGCCATCGAACATCTGGAATTCCCGACCCCGTACCGGTCCATACGGTTCGATTTTGTTTGGCTGCCAATAACGCCTCGAACGGATTTTATGCGAATCATCAGCCGGGTCAAGCGGCGAACTGGATCAACAACACGGCCTATAATAACGGCCGGGCTAATTTCAACATGCTGGAGCGCGTAAGCCCTACGGTGGATATCGACATCCCCGGGTACAGAGAAGTTTTGCATTATAACATTGCCTACAAGGGTGTACCGATCATGAACGATAACAATCCTCCGGAAAATGTAACGAATAATTCGTGGACTCTGCCCATGAAAAATTTCGGCCGGGAAATCAAGGATAAAGACTTTGAAAGCCTGGATATCTCGCAGTTGTCTACACCAAGAAAAGCGGACGGCAGCTTGCCCGATGTTACATTTATGCGTCCGGTAAAAACCAGCTATCTTTATAAAATGGATTTAGGTTACCTTGCCGACCAATAA
- a CDS encoding right-handed parallel beta-helix repeat-containing protein: MALTKKSTLFTICLLVVGIILAALFMAKAANAGPSKSYYISPTGSDSNPGTITKPFKSIMKAQSVASSGDTIYIRGGVYDDFQIAKSDSNYNYVHDITKSGITYEAYPGDERPVFDFQHVPTNLRVAAFRVADRVTDIHFKGFDVIGVKVGNQKQSEAFRVVGEANFENVSVHDNEANGFYFTTRGTGVVLNCDAYNNIGPTDTSAGNTDGFGAHAGPVWFINSRAWNNSDDGFDSISSSAPVVFDHSWAFNHRGNQNGIGDKNGFKVGGYGYRTEGLPDPIPVHTVKYSLAVNNGGAGFYANHQPGQAANWLNNTAYRNGRANFDMLERVSPTDPTDIPGYREVLHNNIAYVGTSIINDNHPPENVTNNSWTINGGLTISDADFESVDISQLSAPRKADGSLPDVTFLRPIPSSPLHAYGLGYLADQTR, encoded by the coding sequence ATGGCGTTGACTAAGAAATCTACGTTATTTACGATTTGTTTACTTGTAGTAGGTATCATACTGGCAGCCCTGTTCATGGCAAAGGCTGCTAATGCGGGACCCTCTAAAAGTTATTACATTTCTCCAACCGGCAGCGATAGCAATCCTGGTACGATCACGAAGCCATTCAAAAGCATTATGAAAGCGCAGTCCGTCGCCTCCTCCGGGGATACCATATATATTCGCGGAGGAGTGTATGACGATTTCCAAATTGCGAAATCCGACAGTAACTATAATTATGTACATGATATTACGAAGAGCGGGATTACCTATGAGGCTTATCCTGGAGACGAAAGGCCCGTTTTCGACTTCCAGCATGTGCCGACAAATTTGCGCGTGGCCGCTTTTCGCGTAGCGGATCGCGTAACCGATATCCATTTCAAAGGGTTTGATGTCATCGGGGTGAAAGTCGGCAATCAAAAGCAATCCGAAGCATTTCGAGTGGTCGGGGAAGCTAATTTCGAGAATGTATCCGTCCATGATAATGAAGCGAACGGTTTCTACTTTACGACAAGAGGTACGGGAGTCGTCCTGAATTGCGATGCTTATAACAACATTGGACCAACGGATACGTCGGCTGGAAATACAGACGGTTTCGGCGCTCATGCAGGTCCCGTATGGTTCATTAATTCCCGTGCATGGAATAACAGCGACGATGGATTCGACAGCATCAGTTCCAGCGCGCCGGTCGTTTTTGATCATTCCTGGGCTTTTAATCATAGGGGAAATCAAAACGGCATTGGTGACAAAAACGGCTTTAAAGTCGGCGGTTATGGTTATCGCACGGAAGGACTTCCCGACCCGATCCCAGTCCATACCGTCAAATATTCATTAGCTGTAAACAACGGGGGGGCTGGCTTCTATGCAAATCATCAGCCAGGTCAAGCTGCGAATTGGTTAAATAACACGGCGTACCGCAATGGCAGAGCCAACTTCGATATGCTAGAGCGAGTGAGTCCAACCGATCCAACCGATATTCCCGGGTATAGGGAGGTTTTGCATAATAACATTGCGTACGTGGGAACGTCAATCATCAATGACAATCATCCTCCGGAAAATGTAACGAATAATTCCTGGACCATTAACGGCGGTCTGACCATCTCGGATGCAGATTTTGAAAGTGTGGATATCAGCCAATTATCTGCACCTAGGAAAGCAGACGGCAGCTTACCCGACGTGACATTTTTGCGTCCTATACCTTCTAGTCCTCTACACGCATACGGTTTAGGATACCTTGCCGATCAAACACGATAA
- a CDS encoding formylglycine-generating enzyme family protein, with amino-acid sequence MKLKTSLPIAIVLGLGIAGLTWFINHPFADPNSGMNNINDEITLPKTESIEIGNGIDMEFVLIRSGSFTMGSSLHAGDGDEAPEHKVTITKPFYLGKYEVTQEQWEDIMGYNPSQFKGDRRPVDSVSWEEAQIFLKKLQDKTGQKFGLPTEAQWEYAARAGTRTTWDFGDSESILGDYAWFGENSGDETHPVGQKKPNAWGLFDMYGNVQEWCNDWYANPYPEGDVSDPQGPGSGDSRVLRGGAWGDDFTMVRSAYRNASGADAKTPGIGLRVVMIIE; translated from the coding sequence ATGAAGCTCAAGACCTCTCTACCAATAGCAATAGTCCTAGGTCTTGGAATTGCCGGTCTTACGTGGTTTATCAATCATCCATTCGCCGACCCGAATAGTGGGATGAATAACATCAATGATGAAATCACCCTGCCAAAGACAGAAAGCATCGAGATTGGGAATGGAATCGACATGGAATTCGTTCTCATTCGTTCTGGATCGTTTACAATGGGGTCTTCCTTGCATGCAGGAGACGGGGATGAAGCTCCGGAGCACAAAGTGACGATCACGAAACCGTTTTATCTAGGAAAATACGAGGTCACTCAGGAACAATGGGAGGACATTATGGGGTACAACCCAAGTCAATTCAAAGGGGATCGGCGTCCGGTCGACAGCGTGAGTTGGGAGGAAGCACAGATTTTTTTGAAAAAACTGCAAGACAAAACCGGACAGAAATTCGGTTTGCCTACGGAAGCGCAATGGGAATATGCCGCGCGCGCGGGGACAAGGACGACATGGGATTTTGGCGATAGCGAATCGATCTTAGGCGACTATGCTTGGTTTGGGGAAAATTCCGGGGACGAGACTCATCCGGTGGGGCAGAAAAAGCCGAATGCTTGGGGACTATTCGATATGTACGGGAACGTTCAGGAGTGGTGTAACGATTGGTATGCAAACCCATATCCCGAGGGAGACGTATCCGACCCGCAGGGTCCAGGTTCGGGGGATTCACGAGTGCTGCGCGGAGGGGCTTGGGGAGACGACTTTACTATGGTACGCTCCGCCTACCGTAACGCTTCCGGAGCCGACGCCAAGACCCCCGGCATCGGCTTGAGAGTCGTAATGATCATAGAGTAG